Part of the Chthoniobacterales bacterium genome is shown below.
CGACACCGACCGCATCATCCCCGCGCGTTTCATGAAATGCGTCACGTTCGACGGTCTCGGCGAATTCGCATTCATCGACGTCCGCGTCGATCCCACCACCGGCGAAAAGACCGACCACCCGCTCAACGATCCCCGCTTCGCCGGCGCCAGCATCCTGCTCTCCGGCTCGAACTTCGGCTGCGGCAGCTCGCGTGAGCACGCCCCGCAGGCCCTCTACCGCTACGGCTTCCGCGCCATCATCGCCGAGAGCTTTGCGGAAATCTTCTTCGGCAACTCCACCACGCTCGGCATTCCCTGCATGGTCATGAGCCAGGCCGACATCGCCGCCGTTGCCGCGCTCGTCGAGGCCGACCCTGCCGCCGAGGTCACCGTCGACGTCACCGAGGGCAAGGTCTCGATCGCCGACATGGACTTCAAGGCCGCCGTCCCGCCGCAGGCTCGCGAAGTCCTGATCGCCGGCAAATGGGACGCCATCGCCGATTTGCTCGAGGCCGTGCCCGCGGTGAAGGACACCGCCGCGAAGCTGCCTTACATGCAGACGGCGTAAGCCCCCGCGCTCACAATCCCAGCGCCGCCGGCAGATCGGCAAACGAGTCGATCATGACATCCGGGGAGACCTTCGCCGAGCGCAGGTCTTCCTCGCGAAATTTTCCCGTGCGCACGAGCACGCCACGCAGACCCGCGCCCTGCCCGCCTCCCACATCGCCCTCGAGGTCATCCCCGACCGAAGCCACGGCGTCCAGAGGCACTCCCAGGGCCGCCACCGCCGTCTCGAAAAACGCGCGCGCCGGCTTGCCGAGCAACGTCGCCTCGCGACGGCTCCCGTATTCCAGCGCCCGCACAAACGCCCCGACGTCGAGACGCATTCCCTCGGCCGCGCGATACATTCGATTCTCCGCCAGCGCGTAAAAATCCGCTCCCGCGAGGAGCAGCTGGAAGGCGCGATTCAATCTCTCCGCCGTAAAATCCGCGCCGAGATCCCCCACCACAACCGCCGCCGCGCCATCATCCACGGCGTCGATCCCCTCCATGTCCGCCAGCACGGGCGCCTTCAGCAGGAAATGCGCCCGCTTCACCCTGTGCTCACGCAGCACCGCAGCCGCGACCCGTGGCGCCGTGAAGATATCGTCCGCATCAATCGCGAGTCCCAATTCCTCGAGATGGGCCACGATCATCGCGAGTGGCTTGCTGGTCGTATTCGTGAGAAATCGCAGGGGCAGCCCCGCCTCGCGCAACCGCTTCAACGCTTCACGCACCCCGGGCAAGATCTCGTCGCCGACATACAGCGTGCCGTCGAGATCGATCACCAGCCCCCGCACTCCCCGCAGCGCCTCCATGGCTCGAAGATTAGCATTTGCCGGGCCCCGACGCAGGTGGATTATTGAAGAGTCATGCTCGCTGCGCGCCTTCACGGATTCGGAAAACCCGCCGATGTTCTCTCTCTCGAAGAACTCTCCCTCGCCGCCCCGGCAACGAACGAAGTCCAGCTCGAGATGCTCGCCGCGCCGATCAACCCGGCCGACCTCAACGTCATCGCCGGCACCTATGGCCAGCTCCCCGAGCCTCCGGCCATCATTGGCAACGAGGGCGCCGGTCGCATCGTCGCCGTCGGCGCGGAAGTCACCACGCTTCATCCCGGCGATCTCGTCGTGCCTCTCCCGCTGGGCTCGTGGTGCGGCGCCCGCAATGTTCCGGCGGATGAAGTCATCCCGCTTCCCGTCGGCATCGATCCCGCTCAGGCCGCCATGCTCAGCATCAATCCCCCGTCCGCC
Proteins encoded:
- the leuD gene encoding 3-isopropylmalate dehydratase small subunit, whose translation is MALEKITQVAGTAIYVPGDDIDTDRIIPARFMKCVTFDGLGEFAFIDVRVDPTTGEKTDHPLNDPRFAGASILLSGSNFGCGSSREHAPQALYRYGFRAIIAESFAEIFFGNSTTLGIPCMVMSQADIAAVAALVEADPAAEVTVDVTEGKVSIADMDFKAAVPPQAREVLIAGKWDAIADLLEAVPAVKDTAAKLPYMQTA
- a CDS encoding TIGR01458 family HAD-type hydrolase: MEALRGVRGLVIDLDGTLYVGDEILPGVREALKRLREAGLPLRFLTNTTSKPLAMIVAHLEELGLAIDADDIFTAPRVAAAVLREHRVKRAHFLLKAPVLADMEGIDAVDDGAAAVVVGDLGADFTAERLNRAFQLLLAGADFYALAENRMYRAAEGMRLDVGAFVRALEYGSRREATLLGKPARAFFETAVAALGVPLDAVASVGDDLEGDVGGGQGAGLRGVLVRTGKFREEDLRSAKVSPDVMIDSFADLPAALGL